In Raphanus sativus cultivar WK10039 chromosome 5, ASM80110v3, whole genome shotgun sequence, the following proteins share a genomic window:
- the LOC108861486 gene encoding pentatricopeptide repeat-containing protein At1g12300, mitochondrial-like gives MMLKTQRWSLLTSLRNAFSQSPYEFFFCERGFYSGLRNLSYRERLRSGLVDIKKEDAVDLFQSMIRSRPLPTVIDFNILFGLVAKTKQYDLVLSLCKQMELNGIAHDLYTLSIVINCLCRRRQLGFAFSVMGKMLKLGYEPNTVTFSTLINGLCLEGRVSRAVELVDRMVEMKVIPDLIILNTLVNGLCLQGRVSEAVALIDRMMANGCQPDQFTYGPVMNRMCKSGNTALALDLLRKMERRKIKLDVVTYSMIIDGLCKDGSLEDALNLFNEMETKGIKANVVTYNSLIGGFCSFGRWDDGSQLLRDMIRRDITPDVFTFNTLIDSFVKEGKVTEAKELYNEMITRGIDPTTITYNSLIYGLCMENCLDEANQMLDLMVSKGCDPDVVTFNILINGYCKSKQVDEGMRLFRKMSLRGVVASTVTFNTLVQGFCQSGKLDVAKELFQEMVSQGVHPDMVTYKILLDGLCDNGELEEALGILEKMHKCKMELDIGMYNIIIHGMCNASKVDEAWSLFCSLPSKGVKPDVKTYTIMIGGLCKKGSLSEAALLFKKMEEDGIAPNGGTYNTLIRAHLRDGELTKSAELIEEMKRCGFSADASTIKMVMDMLSDGRMKKSFLDILS, from the coding sequence ATGATGTTGAAGACACAGAGATGGAGTCTGCTTACGTCTTTGAGAAATGCTTTCTCCCAAAGCCCATACGAGTTCTTCTTCTGCGAAAGAGGCTTTTATTCTGGTCTCAGAAATCTTTCTTATAGAGAGAGATTGAGAAGTGGTCTAGTGGATATCAAGAAAGAAGATGCTGTTGATCTCTTCCAGTCCATGATTAGATCTCGTCCTCTTCCTACGGTCATTGATTTCAACATATTGTTTGGTTTAGTTGCCAAAACGAAACAGTATGATCTCGTGTTGTCTCTCTGCAAGCAAATGGAATTGAATGGGATCGCACATGACCTCTACACGCTGAGTATTGTCATCAACTGCTTATGCCGGCGTCGCCAACTCGGTTTTGCTTTTTCTGTGATGGGGAAGATGTTGAAACTTGGGTATGAGCCTAACACTGTCACATTCTCAACTTTGATCAACGGTTTATGTCTCGAGGGTCGAGTTTCCCGAGCTGTGGAGTTAGTTGATCGTATGGTAGAGATGAAGGTTATTCCAGATCTCATCATACTTAACACTCTTGTCAATGGACTTTGTCTCCAAGGTAGAGTCTCTGAAGCAGTGGCTTTGATTGATCGAATGATGGCTAATGGATGCCAACCCGATCAGTTTACCTATGGTCCGGTTATGAACAGAATGTGTAAGTCAGGGAACACTGCCTTGGCCTTGGATCTTCTCAGAAAGATGGAACGTAGAAAGATCAAGCTCGATGTAGTCACATACAGTATGATTATCGATGGTCTTTGCAAAGATGGGAGCCTCGAAGATGCACTCAACCTTTTCAATGAAATGGAAACCAAAGGGATCAAAGCAAATGTCGTTACGTACAACTCGCTCATAGGAGGCTTCTGTAGTTTTGGTAGATGGGATGACGGCTCACAGTTGCTGAGAGATATGATCAGAAGGGACATCACCCCGGACGTCTTCACTTTCAATACTTTGATTGATAGTTTTGTGAAAGAAGGAAAGGTTACAGAGGCTAAAGAGCTGTACAATGAGATGATCACAAGAGGGATAGATCCTACTACCATTACGTATAATTCTTTGATATATGGGTTGTGCATGGAGAACTGCCTAGATGAGGCCAACCAGATGCTGGATCTGATGGTTAGCAAGGGATGCGATCCTGATGTTGTGACGTTTAATATCCTTATAAATGGATACTGCAAGTCTAAACAGGTTGATGAAGGTATGAGACTTTTCCGCAAAATGTCTCTGAGAGGGGTGGTTGCCAGTACAGTCACTTTTAACACTCTCGTCCAAGGCTTTTGTCAATCTGGAAAACTTGATGTTGCCAAAGAACTCTTCCAAGAGATGGTTTCTCAAGGTGTTCATCCTGACATGGTGACCTACAAAATTTTGTTGGATGGGTTGTGTGACAATGGAGAACTAGAAGAGGCATTGGGAATACTTGAAAAAATGCACAAGTGTAAGATGGAACTTGATATTGGTATGTATAATATCATCATTCATGGGATGTGCAATGCTAGTAAGGTCGATGAAGCGTGGAGTTTATTCTGTAGCCTACCTTCGAAAGGAGTGAAGCCAGACGTCAAAACATATACTATAATGATTGGAGGATTGTGTAAGAAAGGCTCATTGTCTGAAGCGGCCCTgttgtttaaaaaaatggaaGAGGATGGGATTGCGCCAAATGGTGGTACATACAACACACTTATCAGGGCACATCTCCGAGATGGTGAATTAACAAAATCAGCTGAACTCATCGAAGAAATGAAGAGGTGTGGGTTCTCAGCAGATGCTTCCACCATAAAGATGGTTATGGATATGTTATCGGATGGTAGAATGAAGAAAAGCTTTCTGGATATACTTTCTTAG